The genomic DNA GGTGCAGATCGTGAAGGCCTTCCTGCTCATCGGCGGCGCGATCGTGATGACGATCTGGGTCCTGGCCATCAACGGGTTCAGCCTGAACACGCTCCTCGAGGCCGCTGTCGCGAATTCCGACAAGGGCGATGCGATCCTCGCGCCCGGGTTGCAGTACGGTGCGAACCCCTGGGACTTCCTTTCGCTCGGCATGGCGCTCGTGCTCGGAACGGCGGGGCTCCCGCACGTGCTGATGCGCTTCTATACGGTGCCGACGGCGAAGGAAGCGCGTCGGTCGGTGGTCTGGGCGATCTGGCTGATCGGCGGGTTCTACCTGCTCACCCTCGTGCTCGGGTACGGCGCTGGAGCACTTGTCGGCGCAGAGGTCATCGCGAATGCGCCGGGCGGGGTGAACTCGGCCGCTCCGTTGCTGGCACTGCACCTGGGTGGTCCGCTGCTGCTCGGATTCATCTCGGCCGTCGCGTTCGCCACGATCCTGGCGGTCGTCGCGGGACTGACGATCACGGCCGCGGCGTCGTTCGCGCACGACATCTATGCGAACGTCATCCAGAAGGGCAGGAAGGATGCCGCAGGCAACCCCGTCGAGGCAGACCCGAACGGAGAAGTGAAGGTCGCCCGCCGCACGGTCATCGTGATCGGCATCCTCGCGATCCTCGGCGGTATCGGCGCGCAGGGGCAGAACATCGCGTTCCTCGTGGCGCTGGCGTTCGCGGTGGCGGCATCGTCGAACCTGCCGACCATCCTGTACTCGCTGTTCTGGCGGCGCTTCACGACCCGCGGTGCGGTGTGGAGCATGTACGGCGGCCTGGGCTCGGCGATCCTGCTGATCGTCCTCTCGCCGGTGTTCTCCGGGACGCCCACCTCGATGATCCCCGGGGTCGACTTCGCGATCTGGCCGTTGAACAATCCGGGCATCGTGTCGATCCCGCTCGGGTTCTTCCTGGGCTGGCTGGGGACGGTCACCAGCACGGTGAAGGAGTCTCCACAGCTCGCTGCCGAGATGGAGGTGCGCTCGCTCACCGGCTTCGGCGCGGAGAAGGCGGTGGATCACTGATCCGCGCCGCGGCTTGAGAACGAGCACGCGGACCCCGGCGGCCTACCCGCCGGGGTCCGCGTCGTCTCGGGATCAGCGACTGGGCGTGGTGGCCGCCTCCAGATCGAGGAGGTACTTCTTGCGCTCCGGGTGCGCGCCGTAGTGTCCGGGGGTGCCGTCGGAGCGCACGACCCGGTGCACCGGCACGATGATCGAGAACGGGGTGAGCCGGCATGCGGTACCGACGGCGCGGGCGGCCCCGGGATGGCCCGCCACGATCGCCACCTCGCCGTAGCTCATGGTCTCGCCCCACGGAATCTCGGAGATGACCCGCAGCGCGGCCAGCGGGAATCCCTCAACGAGCCGCCAATCCAGGCGGAGATGCTCGTCGAAGCGGACGGGCACTCCCTCGAAGTAGTCGTCGAGCAGATGCGCGAGCTCATCGGCGGCACCGGGGTCTGCCTGTGGCACCGCGTGCAACTGGCGGGAGACGTCCTCCAGCAGCCACGGCACCGATGGGTCCTCCGACTCGGAGAGATCGAAGCGCACGATCCCCTCGTCCGAGAACACCGCAAGGGCATCACCGAACGGGGTCGGTGCGAAGTCGTAGCGGAATGTCATGCCCCCATACTGACCGCCTGCACCGACTCCTCGGAGCGGCGAAGGCGGGAACCGGGGACAACCTCGCTTCGGGCGTTGTCGTGCAGGAAGAGTGCGGAGAGGCTGTTCAGCGGCATGAATCCGGGAGAAACCCGCCAGGGATACAGCTTCACCCTGGCTTGCGCGCCTAGGGTGTGTGGTGTGTGGCGACGTGAAGAAAAGTCTGCGGATGGTGCAGCGACGGAGGCCGCGGTGACTCTCGGCGAGCTGCACGGGTCGCCGACAGGCGTCGGTGTCGCGCACGCAGCCGAGGCCGAGCGTACCCGCCTGCGCGCGGAGGCCGCCGATCTGGGCGGCCCTTCTCCGCTGATCACCTACCGCGACAGCCCGGAGTCCGGGATCGACATCTCCAAGGCGCACCCCGGAAGCCTGCCGCAATTCATCACGGGCAAGTCGACTCTGCTGTCGAACCTCTTCCGGGATGAGGTCGGTCTGCGCACGGCGCGCCTCGCGGCAGAGCGGATCACCGCCAAGAACACCGAGCTGCGCACCGTGCGCGGGATCGAGGCCGTGCACCTCGCGGTCGGCGTGGCGCAGTGGCGCATCGGCGGCGCGGATTTCGCCGCACCGGTGCTGCTGCGACCGCTGGCGATCCGCCGTCATCATTCCGACTTCGAGCTCAAGCTGCAAGGAGCCTTCGAGGTCAACCCCGAACTCATCCGGATCGCCCGCGAGCACTTCGGGATCACGATCGATGCCGCATCTCTTGCGGCGCTCGCCTACGACGGCGGAATCTTCAAGCCGCAGCCGGTGATCGACAGCCTGCGTGGGACCACGCGCTCGATCGACACCTTCTCCGTGCAGCCGCGTCTGGTCGTCTCGACGTTCGCCGACGTGGGCGGCGCGATGGCGCGAGACAGCGGGAGCCTGGATTCCACCGTTCTCAATGCCCTCGCCGGCCACGTCGACGACCGCGAACAGGTGTCGGCGCCCCGCGCCGAACCGCACTACACCGGGCCTGATGACCGCGCTCCGGCATCCGACAATCTGCTGCTCGATGCCGACGCCGAGCAGGAGGCGGTGCTGTCGCGGATCGCGGCCGGCCACTCGCTGACCGTGGCGACGCTGCCAGGCACCGGCGGCACGCAGACCGTGATCAACGCACTCGGTGAACTCGTGCGCGGGGGCAAGCGAGTGCTCGTGGTCTCCGCGCGGCGCTCGACGCTCGACGGCGTGCGGCACCGCCTGGCCGGCATCGGGCTGGACAGCCTGGCGGTCTCGCCGGCGAGCGTTCGCCGTGATCTGGTCCGGGCGATCGTCCGGAACGAGAAGGCCACCGCCCCGAAGGTCGGCGAGGTCGATGATGCGCTGGTGCGCCTGCGCACGGTGCTCCGCGACTATCGGAGCGCTCTCACGGCTCCCGTGCCGGGTCTGAACGCCTCGGTCCTGGAGGCGACCAGGCAGCTCACCAGGCTCGCCTCGTTGCCGACCCCGCCGTCCACGACCGCTCGGCTGGGAACGCATGCGCTGCAGCGTCTCGCCGGTGATCGGAGCGCCGCAGCCGGGATGCTCGCCCAGGCCGCACGCCTCGGGGAGTTCCGGTTCGGGCCCGACGATTCCCCCTGGTACGGGGTGTCGTTCGCCAGCACGGAGGCGGCGCGTGCGGCTCACGATCTGGCCGCACGTCTGCACTCGGACAGCGTTCCCGCCCTCCTCGAGCGCGGCTACGAGCTCATCGCGCAGACGCGCATGCGCCCTTTCGCCACCGTCGACGAACTGGGGGAGTACCTGCGGTTGCTGCAGGGAATCCGGGATTCGCTCGACCGGTTCAGCCCGACGGTGTTCGAACGTCCACTCGGCGAACTCATCCAGGCTCATGGCTCACGCCGGGATGCCCCTGGCATGTCCGGAGCGAACCGGCGCAGGCTGCGCCGTCTCGCCAAGGAGTATGTCCGCCCGGGCGTGCACATCACCGAGATGCACGAGGCGCTGCTGCGCATCCAGACCCAGCGCACGCAGTGGCAGCGCTGTGTCGACGCTGGCGTCGCGCCGGAGGTGCCGCTCGGCCTCGCCGATGTGTACGTGGCCTGGCAGCGTGTCGAGGCGGAACTCGCTGAGCTGGATGCGGCGCTCGGACGGCGGGAGCCGCTCGCCTCGCTGCCGGTCGCTCGCCTGGTACGGACGCTCGCGGGGCTCGCCGCCAAGTCGGATGTCTTCGACAACCTCGTCGAGCGCTCGGAGCTGCGCGAACAGCTGGCCCTGCTCGGTCTGGAGCCGTTGCTCGCCGAACTCTCGATCCGTCACGTCTCCGAGACGCGGGTCGGGGATGAGCTGGAGTTCGCGTGGTGGCAGTCGCTCCTCGAACGGGCGCTGCAGGACAATCGAGCTCTTCTCGGCGCCAACACGGCCGTGGTCGATCGACTCGAGCGCGACTACCGCCTCGTCGATGAAGCCCATGCGGCGATGTCGGGTCCGCTGCTCGCCTGGCAGCTGGCGAGCCAGTGGAAGATCGCGATCGTCGACGAGCCGCAGGAGTCCCAGCATCTTCGTCGGGCGCTCACCCAGCCCGACGCCAGCACCGCGCAGATCGTCGCGTCGGCGCCGACGTTGGTGGACGTGCTCGCTCCCGTCTGGATCTCTTCGCCGTATCTCCTGCCGGAGATCCCGGACTCCGTCGAATTCGATACGGTCCTGCTCGTGGATGCCGCCGCGATCAACCTCGCCGAGGCTGCTCCGGCGATCCGGCGTGCACGTCAGGTCGTCGCTTTCGGCGATCCGGTGACCCAGCGGCCGTCCCGGTTCGACGTCGCGGTCGATCCGGGGGAGGACTGGGAGCACGAAGTCCCCTTCGACGAGGTCTCGGTGTTCGAGCGGCTCTCCGAGTTGCTGCCGGTGATGACGCTCACGCGCAGCTATCGCGCCGGCGGCGAAGATCTCGCCGAGCTCATCAACGACGCCTTCTACGGCGGCGAGATCGTCTCGCTCCCGTGGGCGGGTTCCTATCTCGGGCGAGGCAGCCTGACCGTCGACTACGTGGAGCGCGGCGTCGGAGCACCCGATCCGATCTCAGGCGCGGTGGAGAGCCCGGATGCCGAGGTCGCGCGTGTCGTCACGCTCGTCGTCGAGCACGCCGTGCACCGGCCTGCCGAATCGCTGATGGTGGTCACGGCCAGCATCCGCCATGCCGAGCGGGTGCGTGCCGCTGTCACCTCCGCGTTCGCCGGTCGTTCGGATGTCGCCGAGTTCGTCTCCCGCGACACCGCTGAACCGTTCGCGGTGCTCACGCTGGAGGAGTCCGTCGCAGAGAGCCGCGATCGAGTGATCTTCTCGCTCGGCTACGGTCTGACGAAGCACGGCCGAGTGCTCAGCGACTTCGGGGATCTGTCCACTCCAGACGGCGAGCGACTCCTCACCGTCGGGATGACACGCGCGCGCCGCTCCATGGTGCTGGTGTCGTCGATCCGCCCCTCGTCGTTCGACGATGGACGCCTCGAGCACGGCGCCGCGACGCTGATGTCGATCCTCGGCGGCCTGGCCACGCGCGGGCGGGAGGCGCGCCTGGAGGATCTCGCCGATCCCCTCACGCTCGCACTCGCGCGGGAACTGCGCCGCCTGGGCGCCTCGGTCGATGTGGACTACCGCGGTCTGCTTCCGCTGGTCGCCCAGCACAAGGGCAAGGCCGTGGTGATCGAGTCCGATCCGGAATCGCGCGGCGAATCCCTGCGGGAGACGCTGCGGCTGCGCCCGCAGGTTCTGCGTCGACTCGGCTGGCATTACGTCCGGGTGCACGCCTTCGACCTGTACAGCGATCCGGCCACGGCGGCGACGCGGATCGCCGGCATCCTCGGCATCTCGGCCCAGGCGCAGCGTGCCGACACGGACACGCAGCCGATCGACCTCGATCCGCGCGATGGGTGACGAGTCCCGTCAGCGGATCGTCCGGGTGCCCGGTTCGCGACGTGCTCGCCTCACACCGGCGCCGGGGACGGACCCCGCTCCGGATGTCGCGACCGATTCGACCGCGAAGGATGCGGCGGCATCCGCTTCTCGTGCCGCGAAGGGTCCGAACGACGATCGCCTGATCCAGGACATCCCCCCGCACTACTGAGCGGGGAACGGAAAAGCCCCCGACTCCCGAAGGAGCCGAGGGCCTCGAGGCCAGATTCCGTACGCGTCAGCTCGACGCGGTGTTCTTGCGCAGCGCGTCGCGGATCTCGATGAGCAGCTCCTGCTCGGTCGGCAGGGTCTCCTCCTCGACGGCGGGGTTCTTTGCGGCCTGACGCTCCTTGTACTTGTTCATCGGGATGACGAAGACGAAGTACACGACGAGTGCGACGGCGAGGAAGCTGATGATCGCGCTGATCAGCTCGCCGACAGGGAACGTGACATCCTGCCCGTAGATGCCCTTCATGATGATGCCGACCTTGCCCGTCGCATCCGCGTTGAAGAACAGCGAGACGAACGGCGTGATGATCGCAGACACCACGGCGTTCACGATCGCGGTGAAAGCGCCGCCGATGACCACGGCGACGGCCAAGTCGATGACATTGCCCTTGGTGATGAACTCTTTGAATCCCTGGAACACGGAAACCCCCATGAAGATCGTGACCTCAGGAAGAGGCCGGAGCCGATGCGGGCGCCGGTTTGGCGCTCGTCGACGATTCCGACTTCGATGATGCCGAAGCATCCTTCGATCCGCCGGTATTGCTGCGCGAGTCCGTGCGATAGAAGCCGGAGCCGTTGAAGGTCACTCCGATCGACCCGTACTGCTTGCGCAGCGCACCGCCGCACTCGGGGCAGATGGTCAGCGCGTTCTCCGCGAAGCTCTGCACGGCGTCGAACTTGTGTCCGCACGACGTGCAGGCATAGGCATAGGTGGGCATGGTGTCCTCGCGGTTCAGTGTCGCGACGGCGACAGGATCAGGGTCTGCGACGGGGTCACGACGCCGGTCACCGGCTGGTCGTGCACCTCCCGCGGCAGCGAGTCGAGTATCTCGGAATCATAGATGACGGCGTACACGGGTGGGCACTTCTCCATCGAGCCGATGGTCTTGTCGAAGTATCCGCGCCCCCAGCCGAGTCGCATGCCGCTGCGATCCACGGCCGCAGCGGGGATGATCATGAGGTCCACATCGTTCACGGCGATCGGGCCGAGAACCTCGCCGGCCGGCTCCGGCAGACCGAACATGCCCTCTGCGATCTCGCCGTCGTCCGTCGCGATCGCCCAGTCCAGCAGGCCGTCGGCCCGGGTCACCGGAAGCAGCACGCGGATGCCGCGTCGCACCGTTCGCGCGACGAACTCCCGGGTGCTCGGCTCGTTCGTCGTCGACAGGAAGCAGGAGATAGAGCGGGCATCGGCGTCGTCCACGAGCGCGTCGAGCCGTTCGCCGATCGCGGCTGCCGCGGCATCGCGCTGGGCGGCGGAGAGGAGCTGGCGTCGTTCGCGGAGTTCAGCACGCAGTGCGCGCTTGGCATTCTCAACGTCGTTCGACATGCCCCCGAGTCTACGCGGCGGTCCCGGTAGGCTGAGTGGATGCGAGTCCAGAAGATGAAGGCAGTCATTCCCGCGGCCGGCCTCGGAACACGATTCCTCCCGGCGACGAAGGCGATGCCGAAGGAGATGCTGCCCGTCGTCGACAAGCCGGCGATCCAGTACGTCGTCGAGGAAGCGGCGGATGCCGGCATCAACGACATCCTCATCATCATCGGGCGCAACAAGAACGCGATCTCGAACCACTTCGACGCGGTCCCCGAGCTCGAGGTGAAGCTCTTGGAGAAGGGCGACACCGGCCGGCTCGAGCGCGTGATGAAGTCGAGCGACCTCGCCGACATCCACTTCGTCCGTCAGGGCGAGCCCAAGGGCCTCGGCCACGCCGTGCTCCGTGCGCGCAGTCACGTCGGCGACAATCCCTTCGCGGTCCTCCTCGGCGACGACCTCATCGACGAGCGCGACCCGCTGCTCACCACGATGATCGAGGAGCATGAGCGCACCGGCGCTGCGGTCATCGCGCTGATGGAGGTCGACCCCGCCAACATCCAGATGTACGGTGCTGCAGCGGTCGAGCCGATCGAGGGCAGTGATGCGGTGCGCGTCACGGGGCTCGTCGAGAAGCCGGCTCCCGAGGACGCGCCTTCGAACCTCGCCATCATCGGCCGCTACGTGCTGCCTGCTTCGGTGTTCGACATCCTGGAGCGCACCGAGCCGGGCAAGGGCGGCGAGATCCAGCTCACCGACGCGCTGCAGGAGCTTGCGGCGGACCCGAACGGCCCCGGCGTCGTCGGCGTCATCTTCGGGGGGCGGCGCTACGACACGGGTGACCGAGTCGACTACATCAAGGCGATCGTGCAGCTCGCATCCGACCGGGAAGACCTCGGGCCGGAGCTGCGGCCGTGGCTCAAGGAATTCGCGGAACGCCTCTAGGCGGCCCAACGGCGTCATGCTGATGGATCTGGCGGTGGGAATGCGGCACGGTCCGGTAGAGCTGCGTCTCGTGCGCACCCGTGACGCACGCGCGCTCCAGCATGAGCTGCTGAGCAACCGTTCCTGGCTGCAGCCTTGGGAGGCGACGATTCCCTACGGGTCCGTGTCCTTCGACATGCGACTCAGCATCCGTCGTCTGCTCCAGCAGTACCGGGACGGCGCCGGGTATCCCTTCGTGATGGAGTACGAAGGAGAGATCGCCGGGCAGTTGAACGTCTGGGGCATCGCCCGCGGTTCACTGGCGTCGGCGACGATCGGCTACTGGGTGAGCGAGAGGTTCGCGGGCAAGGGGATCACTCCGACCGCGGTCGCTCTGGCGACGGATGCGTGCTTCGTCGAGTACGGCCTGCACCGGATGGAGATCTGCATCCGCCCGGAGAACGTCGCGAGTCTGCGCATCGTCCAGAAGCTCGGCTTCCGTTACGAGGGTCTTCGTCGCCGCTTCATCCACATCGACGGTGACTGGCGCGATCACTATGCGTTCGCGCTGACTCGCGAGGACGTTCCGCAGGGAGTCCTCGCCCGATGGCTGAACGGGCAGGTGCCGGCCGACGCGGCGACCATCCCGCCCACCGATCGCCTGGCTCGCTGAGCGGGATCGACCGACGCGTTCACTCACGCGCATCGGCCCGAATACGGGTTCTGGCCGCGACACGCGCCGGGACTGACCGGGCAGGCGGGGTCCGGTCGCTTACCGTTGACCGTATGGATGGGCCGGTGCTGAGCGGGGGAGTGATCGTGCTCGTCGCTGTGCTCCTCTGGATGCTGTACCTGCTGCCTTCGTGGCGTGGACGCTTTCAATACAACGCGGCGGAGCGCAACGCCGTACGCCTGAATCAGGCGCTGCGCGTGCTCGCCGAGACGAGCGAGACTCCCGGCGAGGTGCGGCTCGAACTCAACGCGCGCACGGCGCTCGCCCAGCAGAAGCTCGCCAAGCGCGTGCAGGCGGAGAAGGAATCAGCCGAGCTCGAGGAATTGCGCCGCGAACTCGCGGCGACGCGAGCCGATCCTGCGGTGCGACAGGCGCGAGTCAGACGGCGCGTTCGGGTGGCAGCGACCACCACGCTGCTCGTCGGAGCGTCACTGGTGGGGCTCGGCGTCTGGCAGGTCGTCGCAACCGGAGCGCAGATGCTGCTCTGGATCGGCGGTTGCACCGTGGTGCTGGCCGGCGTCGCACTCCAGCAGATGGCGGCGGTCGCGTCACGTGCAGCCCGTCGGTCGGTGCCCAGGCCCATCGCGGCCGCTCCCCGCGTCGCGCCGCCGTTGCACGACCAGGGACGGGCGAGCTGGACGCCGCGGCCCTTGCCGGAGCCGCTGGTATCGGTTGCAGGTTCTCGAGCTCAGGCAGCCCGCGCTGAGATGGATGCGCAGGACGAGCGTCGTAAGGCGGCGCGGCTGGCGGAACTCCGCGAGCGGGCGGAACGCATGGCGCGACCTGCACCGCCCCAGATCCCGGCGGCGACGTCTCCTTATGCGCGGATGGGCTTCGTAGATGACGCGGAGATCGAATCGCATGTCCGCGAGATGCTCGCTCGTCGGGCCGCAGGCTGAACGGATCTTCGGTCCGGTCGTGGCGTGATAACGTAGTTGACGATCACACGGGCCTATGGCGCAGTTGGTAGCGCGCCTCGTTCGCATCGAGGAGGTCAGGGGTTCGAATCCCCTTAGGTCCACACTGTGTTGAGACAGTGACGAAGAGGCTCCGCTCCGGCGGGGCCTTTTCTGTGTCTTCGGGCACTGGTCATGGTGTGAGCGTCATGGACGACGGCACGAATCCGTAAGCGTCCGAGGCGCTGTTCGCACGTGCGCAGGATGCACTGCGTGAAGGCGGCCCCGGTGCTGCTGTCGACTTCCTCGAGAGCGCCGCCGCCGGGGGGAGTGCGGAGGCGATGCACCTGCGTCCGCCCTGGGGGACGAGGAGGCCGCCGCAGGGCTGAGAGATCCGCGAAGTCCGGGCGACACGCCCGGCGGTCCGTCCTGATTTGCCCAAACCCCGGGATCCGCGTAACTTATTACTTGTTCGCCCCACAGGGAAGCGGAGAGGCCGAGAGCCTTACCCCCCTCAAGCGGAGAACCACCTCCACCAAGATCTTCTCCTCGGAGCGGATCGGGACAGACTTCTGTCCAAGCTGGAGAATCCACCCCGGCGGTCGTCGAATTGACAAGCTCGCCGGAACGGATAAGCTAGTGAAGTTGCCTCGGCGCCTTGAGCGCCGGACAGCAGATCTGGTTCTAAGCCACTCGGCGCGTCGATTTGACAGGCCGAATAGCGAAGATAAGATAGAGAAGTTGCCCTTCGGGCCTGGTCGTGATGGCTGGGTCGTGGGAGCATCCGATCCTTGAGAACTCAACAGCGTGCACTTGTCAAATGCCAAATTATCCTCGTCCAAGCCTTTTGGTTTGGTTGAGAATTCCTTTGGATCAAAGACCAATCCCCTTTGTTGGGGGTTGGCATTCGGATGAAGTCAGCAATGAATTTGTCTCTTTGGTCGGTATCAAACTCGCTGCGTCACCGTTTTCCCGGTGGGGTATGCAATTTCTTTTTATGGAGAGTTTGATCCTGGCTCAGGATGAACGCTGGCGGCGTGCTTAACACATGCAAGTCGAACGGTGAAGCCCAGCTTGCTGGGTGGATCAGTGGCGAACGGGTGAGTAACACGTGAGCAACCTGCCCCTGACTCTGGGATAAGCGCTGGAAACGGCGTCTAATACTGGATACGAGACGTGACCGCATGGTCAACGTTTGGAAAGATTTTTCGGTTGGGGATGGGCTCGCGGCCTATCAGCTTGTTGGTGAGGTAATGGCTCACCAAGGCGTCGACGGGTAGCCGGCCTGAGAGGGTGACCGGCCACACTGGGACTGAGACACGGCCCAGACTCCTACGGGAGGCAGCAGTGGGGAATATTGCACAATGGGCGGAAGCCTGATGCAGCAACGCCGCGTGAGGGATGACGGCCTTCGGGTTGTAAACCTCTTTTAGCAGGGAAGAAGCGAAAGTGACGGTACCTGCAGAAAAAGCGCCGGCTAACTACGTGCCAGCAGCCGCGGTAATACGTAGGGCGCAAGCGTTATCCGGAATTATTGGGCGTAAAGAGCTCGTAGGCGGTTTGTCGCGTCTGCTGTGAAATCTGGGGGCTCAACCCCCAGCCTGCAGTGGGTACGGGCAGACTAGAGTGCGGTAGGGGAGATTGGAATTCCTGGTGTAGCGGTGGAATGCGCAGATATCAGGAGGAACACCGATGGCGAAGGCAGATCTCTGGGCCGTAACTGACGCTGAGGAGCGAAAGGGTGGGGAGCAAACAGGCTTAGATACCCTGGTAGTCCACCCCGTAAACGTTGGGAACTAGTTGTGGGGTCCATTCCACGGATTCCGTGACGCAGCTAACGCATTAAGTTCCCCGCCTGGGGAGTACGGCCGCAAGGCTAAAACTCAAAGGAATTGACGGGGACCCGCACAAGCGGCGGAGCATGCGGATTAATTCGATGCAACGCGAAGAACCTTACCAAGGCTTGACATATACGAGAACGGGCCAGAAATGGTCAACTCTTTGGACACTCGTAAACAGGTGGTGCATGGTTGTCGTCAGCTCGTGTCGTGAGATGTTGGGTTAAGTCCCGCAACGAGCGCAACCCTCGTTCTATGTTGCCAGCACGTAATGGTGGGAACTCATGGGATACTGCCGGGGTCAACTCGGAGGAAGGTGGGGATGACGTCAAATCATCATGCCCCTTATGTCTTGGGCTTCACGCATGCTACAATGGCCGGTACAAAGGGCTGCAATACCGCGAGGTGGAGCGAATCCCAAAAAGCCGGTCCCAGTTCGGATTGAGGTCTGCAACTCGACCTCATGAAGTCGGAGTCGCTAGTAATCGCAGATCAGCAACGCTGCGGTGAATACGTTCCCGGGTCTTGTACACACCGCCCGTCAAGTCATGAAAGTCGGTAACACCTGAAGCCGGTGGCCTAACCCTTGTGGAGGGAGCCGTCGAAGGTGGGATCGGTAATTAGGACTAAGTCGTAACAAGGTAGCCGTACCGGAAGGTGCGGCTGGATCACCTCCTTTCTAAGGAGCAACTGGCAGCTTTGCTGTCCAGACCCCAGTTCGAAGGCGTCTGTTCTTCGCTGGGAGCTCATGGGTGGAACATTTGACATGGTGCGATCGATGAGAGTTTCTTCTAGTACACCGCTTGCGGTTGGAACGGGGAGGGTTTCGGATGTCGTGCCTGCACGCTGTTGGGTCCTGAGGGACCGGATGAGCTTTGACCTTTCGGGGTTGTGAGCGCAGTCGGTTACTCTGGGCCTCTTTCTGTTTCCCCCGGTTTTGTGGGGTTGTGGATTGGGGCACCGCCCGTACTTTGAGAACTACACAGTGGACGCGAGCATCTTGCAATGCACTCTTTGAGTGTGTTGCACAAGATGATCTTAAAGATCATTAGTCAATTTCAGATCCAGTTTTAGTGACTGGGTCGAGTTTTTGATTCAAACTCATGTGATTTCAAGTCTTTAAGAGCAAACGGTGGATGCCTTGGCATCTGGAGCCGAAGAAGGACGTAGCAATCTGCGATAAGCCTCGGGGAACTGATAAGCAAGTTTTGATCCGAGGGTGTCCGAATGGGGAAACCCCGCTGGGCGGCGTGCCGACCTAGTGACTCCCGCCTGAATATATAGGGCGGGTAGAGGGAACGTGGGGAAGTGAAACATCTCAGTACCCACAGGAAGAGAAAGCAACCGCGATTCCGTTAGTAGTGGCGAGCGAAACCGGAACAGGCTAAACCTAGCGTGTGTGATAGCCGGCAGGTGTTGCACGTTGGGGGTTGTGGGACTTTTCAGTCATTTCTGCCGAGATGGCGGCGTTACAAGAAGGTATAGACGAACGGTCTTGAAAGGCCGGTCATAGAGGGTGCCAACCCCGTAGTCGAAATGCCTCTCTTGGCGCGAAGAGTATCCCAAGTAGCACGGGGCCCGAGAAATCCCGTGTGAATCTGTCAGGACCACCTGATAAGCCTAAATACTCCCAGATGACCGATAGCGGACAAGTACCGTGAGGGAAAGGTGAAAAGTACCCCGGGAGGGGAGTGAAATAGTACCTGAAACCGTTTGCTTACAAACCGTTGGAGCCTCCTTAGTAGGGGTGACAGCGTGCCTTTTGAAGAATGAGCCTGCGAGTTAGCGATATGTGGCGAGGTTAACCCGTGTGGGGTAGCCGTAGCGAAAGCGAGTCTGAATAGGGCGATTCAGTCGCATGTCCTAGACCCGAAGCGAAGTGATCTATCCATGGCCAGGTTGAAGCGACGGTAAGACGTCGT from Microbacterium sp. LWO13-1.2 includes the following:
- a CDS encoding cation acetate symporter; the encoded protein is MNIIHTATTVVAESNPVLNISIFLAFVAVTLFIVIRASRNNKTAADYYAAGRSFTGPQNGFAIAGDYLSAASFLGICGAIAINGYDGFLYSIGFLVAWLVALLLVAELMRNTGKFTMADVLSFRLKQRPVRVAAAITTLAVCFFYLLAQMAGAGGLVSLLLGIDGRVGQSIVIAVVGVLMIVYVLIGGMKGTTWVQIVKAFLLIGGAIVMTIWVLAINGFSLNTLLEAAVANSDKGDAILAPGLQYGANPWDFLSLGMALVLGTAGLPHVLMRFYTVPTAKEARRSVVWAIWLIGGFYLLTLVLGYGAGALVGAEVIANAPGGVNSAAPLLALHLGGPLLLGFISAVAFATILAVVAGLTITAAASFAHDIYANVIQKGRKDAAGNPVEADPNGEVKVARRTVIVIGILAILGGIGAQGQNIAFLVALAFAVAASSNLPTILYSLFWRRFTTRGAVWSMYGGLGSAILLIVLSPVFSGTPTSMIPGVDFAIWPLNNPGIVSIPLGFFLGWLGTVTSTVKESPQLAAEMEVRSLTGFGAEKAVDH
- a CDS encoding methylated-DNA--[protein]-cysteine S-methyltransferase, whose product is MTFRYDFAPTPFGDALAVFSDEGIVRFDLSESEDPSVPWLLEDVSRQLHAVPQADPGAADELAHLLDDYFEGVPVRFDEHLRLDWRLVEGFPLAALRVISEIPWGETMSYGEVAIVAGHPGAARAVGTACRLTPFSIIVPVHRVVRSDGTPGHYGAHPERKKYLLDLEAATTPSR
- a CDS encoding AAA family ATPase yields the protein MTLGELHGSPTGVGVAHAAEAERTRLRAEAADLGGPSPLITYRDSPESGIDISKAHPGSLPQFITGKSTLLSNLFRDEVGLRTARLAAERITAKNTELRTVRGIEAVHLAVGVAQWRIGGADFAAPVLLRPLAIRRHHSDFELKLQGAFEVNPELIRIAREHFGITIDAASLAALAYDGGIFKPQPVIDSLRGTTRSIDTFSVQPRLVVSTFADVGGAMARDSGSLDSTVLNALAGHVDDREQVSAPRAEPHYTGPDDRAPASDNLLLDADAEQEAVLSRIAAGHSLTVATLPGTGGTQTVINALGELVRGGKRVLVVSARRSTLDGVRHRLAGIGLDSLAVSPASVRRDLVRAIVRNEKATAPKVGEVDDALVRLRTVLRDYRSALTAPVPGLNASVLEATRQLTRLASLPTPPSTTARLGTHALQRLAGDRSAAAGMLAQAARLGEFRFGPDDSPWYGVSFASTEAARAAHDLAARLHSDSVPALLERGYELIAQTRMRPFATVDELGEYLRLLQGIRDSLDRFSPTVFERPLGELIQAHGSRRDAPGMSGANRRRLRRLAKEYVRPGVHITEMHEALLRIQTQRTQWQRCVDAGVAPEVPLGLADVYVAWQRVEAELAELDAALGRREPLASLPVARLVRTLAGLAAKSDVFDNLVERSELREQLALLGLEPLLAELSIRHVSETRVGDELEFAWWQSLLERALQDNRALLGANTAVVDRLERDYRLVDEAHAAMSGPLLAWQLASQWKIAIVDEPQESQHLRRALTQPDASTAQIVASAPTLVDVLAPVWISSPYLLPEIPDSVEFDTVLLVDAAAINLAEAAPAIRRARQVVAFGDPVTQRPSRFDVAVDPGEDWEHEVPFDEVSVFERLSELLPVMTLTRSYRAGGEDLAELINDAFYGGEIVSLPWAGSYLGRGSLTVDYVERGVGAPDPISGAVESPDAEVARVVTLVVEHAVHRPAESLMVVTASIRHAERVRAAVTSAFAGRSDVAEFVSRDTAEPFAVLTLEESVAESRDRVIFSLGYGLTKHGRVLSDFGDLSTPDGERLLTVGMTRARRSMVLVSSIRPSSFDDGRLEHGAATLMSILGGLATRGREARLEDLADPLTLALARELRRLGASVDVDYRGLLPLVAQHKGKAVVIESDPESRGESLRETLRLRPQVLRRLGWHYVRVHAFDLYSDPATAATRIAGILGISAQAQRADTDTQPIDLDPRDG
- the mscL gene encoding large conductance mechanosensitive channel protein MscL, which codes for MFQGFKEFITKGNVIDLAVAVVIGGAFTAIVNAVVSAIITPFVSLFFNADATGKVGIIMKGIYGQDVTFPVGELISAIISFLAVALVVYFVFVIPMNKYKERQAAKNPAVEEETLPTEQELLIEIRDALRKNTASS
- a CDS encoding FmdB family zinc ribbon protein, which gives rise to MPTYAYACTSCGHKFDAVQSFAENALTICPECGGALRKQYGSIGVTFNGSGFYRTDSRSNTGGSKDASASSKSESSTSAKPAPASAPASS